The Methanothermobacter sp. sequence ACTTGTCCCAACAACATGGAATATACCAACAATGGGGCCCGCAACCGAAGGCTTCCATTATGACTATGCTCCACATGTCATACGGGCATATGATCCATGTCTATCATGTGCAACCCACGTGATAGTCATCGACGACGAAGATAAAACTCCTATAAAAAGTGAAATGGTCAGGATCTAAAGCATGCCATACGAAGCTGAGATTCTAGTAGTGGGCTGTGGAAACATCCTATTTAAGGACGACGGCTTCGGCCCGGCAGTAATCCAAGCCCTTGAAGAACACTTCAAGGACAAGAAAATGCCAGATAACATTCTATTCATAGATGCAGGTACCGGCGGCCCACATTATGTGTTCTCACTTCCCCACGAATCCTGGAGGAAGATAATAGTCGTGGACGTCGTGGAATTCGACGCAGAACCCGGAACCTTGAGAAAATTTGATCTTGAAGAGATCCCAAAAGGATCCTATGAGAACATGCATTCATGGCCGGTGAACCAGCCCCTCCATGAACTCAGCAAAAAAATCGAAGTGGTGGTAATAGGGTGTAAACCAAAGGAAATATCCGCCCCCTACGTGGAAATGGGCCTCACACCCCCAGTCGAGAAGGCCATTCCCAAGGCGGTTAAGATGATTTTAAAAGAAATTGGGGTTTACCAATGAGCTTAATTGCCCGTATTAAAAGATTTTTAGGATTGGAGGCTAAACCTGAAAAGGAAGAAAAACCTGTTGAAGTTCCAAAAGAGGAGGTTGAGAAAGTGGCTGAAGAAGAAAAAGCAAAACCAAGAATAGGTTACATCCACCTAAGTGGGTGTACAGGAGATGCAATGTCGTTAACAGAAAATTACGACATCCTTGCAGATTTACTAACTGACATGGTAGAGATAGTTTACGGACATACCTTGGTGGATGTATGGGAAATGCCCGAGATGGACCTCGCCCTAGTAGAAGGATCCGTATGCCTGCAAGATGAGCACAGCATAAAAGAATTGAAGGAGGTAAGAGAAAAAGCCAAACTAGTATGTGCATTTGGATCATGCGCTGCAACAGGCTGCTTCACAAGATATGCGAGAGGAGGCCAACAAGCACAACCAGCACACGAATCTTTCGTACCCATATCATCTATAATAGATGTTGACTTGGCACTGCCAGGATGCCCACCCTCACCCGAGATCATAGCCAAAGCCGTTGTAGCACTTTTAAACGATGACATGGACTACCTTAAACCTATGTTAGATCTTGCAGGCTATAATGAGGCTTGTGGATGCGACTTGCAGACCAAAATAGTTAACCAGGGCCTTTGCATAGGCTGTGGTACATGTGCCATGGCATGCCAGACCCGAGCCCTTGAAATGGTTAATGGAAGACCTGAACTCAACAATGACCGTTGCATAAAATGTGGAATATGCTACGTCCAATGCCCAAGGAGTTGGTGGCCAGAAGAACAGATAAGGAAGGAGTTAGGATTATAGGGAGGCTGTGAAGATGGTTTTAGGAAAATACAAAGAAGTATTTGCTGCCCGATCAACTGATAAAGAGATTTTGAAGATTGCACAGGACGGTGGGATTGTAACAGGACTACTATCATATGCTCTCGATGAAAAGATAATTGAGGGTGCAGTGGTCGCTGGTCCAGGAGATGAATTCTGGAAACCAGAACCTATGGTTGCAATGACATCAGATGAGCTGAAAGCAGCTGCAGGCACAAAGTACACGTTCTCTCCAAATGTTTGGATGCTTAAAAAGGCTGTTAGACAATACGGTATAGAAAAACTAGGTACAGTGGGCATACCCTGCCAGTTAATGGGTATAAGGAAGATGCAAACATATCCATTCGGTGTCAGATTCCTCGCTGATAAGATAAAATTACTCATTGGAATATTCTGCATGGAGAACTTCTCGTACAGTTCATTACAGACATTCATCTCTGAAAAGATGGGACTCAGCCTAGAACTAGTAGAGAAAATGGACATAGGTAAAGGAAAATTCTGGGTCTACACCCAGGATGATGTCTACACTCTACCACTTAAAGAAACCCATGGATATGAACAAGCCGGTTGCAAAGTATGCAATGATTATGTAGCTGAACTTGCAGATGTGTCAACAGGATCTGTAGGCACTCCCGACGGATGGTCTACCGTATTTCTAAGAACGGATACGGGGGAGTCAATATTCAAGGATGCGCTTGAAGCAGGTTTATTCGAGACCAAACCTATAGAAGAGGTTAAACCGGGCCTAGGATTGCTTGAAAAGTTGGCATCACAGAAAAAGGAAAAGGCAGAGAAGACTATTGCCGAGAGGAAGGAGATGGGGTTACCCACACCCTATTAATCCTCTTATTCTTTTTTTATTTTAGAGCCTATATTTTTGGCAGTATCTTCATTATAGAGGGTAATATGACTATTAAAAGTATCATATAGATTATACCTATGATTATCCCTGCAATGGCTAGATATTTTCCATTTAGCTCCTTTTCCTTGATTTCTCTGAGGGCTAGTATGCCGAATATTATTGCTAATATTGCCTTCTCTGCTCCAAGAAGCTGTATGAAAGCGCATATTCCAATAGCTATACTTGCAATGGCAAAATTACTCCTCATATCAACTCACCTCTACTTAAAAGATTTTTCATAGCATTTTTAAATGCCTCGTACATTTCTTGGTTATATGCTATGAATAGTATTTTCTCTATTTCTTCAGGGGATTCTTTTACGGCTTCTATCATGGCTTGGGCTGCTTTGTCTTTTGGCACTCTACCGACACCTGTGCCCATACCAGGAAAGGCTATTGATGAAATTTTAAGTTCAGACGCCTTTTTTAGGGCTGCAAGTGTCGCTTTCTTTATTGCTCTTATATTTGATGGTTGTGCAGGCTCTTCCATTGTAGGTGCATGTATAACATACTTTGCCTTTAATTTCCCTGCGGTTGTTGCTATGGCCTCACCTACTGGTATGGGCGCCTTTGAAATCGCTTCTTTTTCTATATCAGCTCCTCCTTTCTCTTTTATTGATAGGGCCACGCCTCCACCCATTAGACCATAAGAATTCGCAGGGTTAACTATAGCATCAACTTTGATGTTAGTAATATCACCCTTTTTTACTTGGATTTTATTTTCTTTGTATTGCAAAGTCCTTAACACTCCTTTTGGGTAATTTATTGGCCATTATTACTAATCCAAAACCTCGATCGCTATTAATGAACAAGTTGTCGAATTTGAAAAGATTTTTTAGTATGGGTGCGCTCATTTTTTTCATCCGCCTTAATAGAGTTGGCAGGGTTTGTGGGACGTTGCTTTTGTCCTCCTTTATGGTCTTTTTTTGCATTTTTTCCTCAATTTTTAAATAGGTTCCTAGGAATAATCTGATGAATGGGAAACCGTAGCATAGTATCCTTGTAGGTTTTAGATTTGCCTTTTTCAATTTATTTTTGATTTCGTCCTTGGAGTATCTTCTAAGGTGGCCGGCTTGCTCGTCTCTTATGTTCCAAAGCTTTTCATTGTGGGGTACGCTGATTAATAGAACTCCATCATCTTTTAACCATGAATTGATCAATTTTAATAACTTTAAATCTTCATATAAGTGTTCTAGCATTTCAAAACAGATTATAAGATCATATTTTTTCCCTGGTCGGAATTTTAACGCGTTTATATTATGTAGTTTGACTTTTGGATGATTTTCCATTTTCTCAATTTTTTTTCGGGTCATCTGGATTGAATTTCTTGAAATATCAACAGCATCAACTTCATATCCTCTCTGAAGCAAATCCACTGTATAATATCCATACCCACAACCTAAATCTAATGCTACTTTACCATTCACATTCTTTTCAATGTCGTCTAAAAGATCATCAATTAGACCTTTAAGATAGAGGCCTACTGGCCCTTCTAAGATCATAGAATTCACCCCCAATTTTAGAGAAGAGGATTGAACCCCCCAAACATGATGTGAAAAAAATCTTCTATATCTTATTCCTTTCTGCGAAAATGGTATATAAAGTTTTGGCGAGAAAATAGTTTTTATTCAGTTATAACTTGGCAGCTGTCTTTTTCAACGATTATTGTATGTTCTGCTTGTGATACCCATGCGCCACTCTTTTCTCGGAGTACGTGGTATGGATAGATCGCCCGTGATTGTATTAATAGTCTCATGGAAGCGTTAAGTCTCTTAGGGTCGAAATGTTCTGTTAGCCACCTTTGGGCGAATGGTAAACTTTTGTATTCTTGTTTTATCTTTTTGAGAACATTTCTTGCATGGGCTATTCTGAGGGGTCTATCCCTTAAGAATCTGAAAATATATGTTTGAGGCATGTCGGTTACATATCCAATGCCGTCTGTTGCGAATGGTTCGATGGCGAGAACATCTCCTTCTTCGAGTTTATGGGTATTTTTCTCGTTAATATTAGGTACTGATAACCCTGAATGTAGTATCCATCTATCCATACTATGACCGGTGAGGTTGGCTACTGGTTTGAAACCGAAATCATTTATGGTGTCTTGGATGATCTTCCCTATTTTTTCAAGTTCTACACCAGCTTTTATTATGCTTATAGCATTTTCAAGGGCGCTCTGGGACGCTTCGATCATTTTCAAGTTTTTTTCGAAATTTTTATCATGATCTCCTACGAGGATGCTTATGGCGGTGTCGGCTATATAACCATTTACATGCGCGCCCATATCTAATTTTACAAGGTCCCCACGTTTAATCAAGGTTTTGTCGTTGGCTGGGGAAGTGTAATGTGCTGTTATATCATTTATTGAAACATTACAGGGGAACGCTGGTCTAGCCCCTTCTTTTATGATATTATCTTCAACGAAATTTACAAGTTCTATAACTGGTAGATCTTCCTGCACGAGTTTGAAGGCTTTCTTCCGGATCTTTGATAGTATTTTCCCAGCTTTTCTGTATTCTTCTTCCATGATGATCACATGTTATGGTCAATAGTGAAATTTTAATCTTATAAACCTATATATATCGTTAGTTAAAAGAATATATGTGAGGGAGTGGTATGGCTACAGGTAGTATTATAATACCCCAGAATTTAATGATTTTGATTTTGGCTTTCATAGCATTTGTAGCTATAGTTATAATTGCCATCCAATGGAGGAAGGTCAGGGAAGTGCAGAATAATGTTCTATTGCTTGAGAAGGAGATAGAACTCAGGAAAATTTCACTTGTTGAAAAGGATCTTGAATCTAAGCGTTTAATGGAGACAACAATACCCCTTCCAAAGGAGCAGCAGGAGAAATTAGCGAAGATAAGAAAAGATACCAAGAATATAATGCAAAGAATAGGATATCTTCACAGTGAAATAAGTGAAAGATTAGCTAGACTAGAAGCCCAAACAGAATTCAGAAAACTCGAAGAAATGCTAAAAGACATAGAAAAAAAGGAAAAAGAGATGGATAAAATTTTGAAAAAGGTGAGGGATTAGTATGAGCGCATTAGAACTTTTAGCTATACTCATACTCGCAGGGGCTATAATAGTCTTATTATATTATTATCTCATGGAATCCAGTAATTTTAAGACACGCCTAAGATCCCGTGTTTATAATATGGGGGAAAAACTTACTGAAGAGGAAGGTGGACGCATGAGCGTAAGCGAAAAAGTATCCGATGTGAGCGACAGGATAATACACAAAGTAAGAGAAGTGCCCATCAGCACAGATATAATATCAAGTAAAATAGACGCTTTCCTAGAAGAAAAAAGCGACGAACTAATAAAAGACTGGGAATTAGCCACAAAAGATGACATAAAAACTTTACAAAGCAGATTAGACCTAGTATCACGTAATATAAGCGAATTAGAACAGAGATTCAATGAATATAGAGGTTATACTAATAAAAAACTCGAATCACTAGATAAAAGAGTTAAAAAATTAGAAGATAAAATAAAGTGAATCACACACTTTCACAAAATAACCCCCCACCTTAACACAAAATTGGGGAGACTAACCCCATCCACACAAATTTATACAGGTAAATCGCCACAACCTGTAGAGCACCCCCAAAATTCAACCAAAACACTTTAAACAAAAAAATCCCATTTTTAGTATGCGAACTTTTGTGAATAATAAATTCTAAAAACCACTCCCTCATAAAATTGACCCCACCTCAAGATAGAAGAGTTCATTCACCAAAAAATAAGGTTATTCCACTCTATGGGACCCTACACTAATAAAATTAAATCTTCCCAGAAAATCGTTAAATGATCGATAAATAAGATCCGAAGAAATGTTAGGGGAAAGATTTATATAATGTTATTATATAATCTATTATTTAGCGGGGTGGGGTAGTCTGGTGATCCCGCGGGGCTCATAACCCCGAGATCCCTAGTTCAAATCTAGGCCCCGCTATCAAATACTATTCTTTGATGGAGTAAGCCGAAGGGCAGCTACCGGCCCCCATCACATATTCATTGTGTGGGGGCTGAGGAAACTCCCCCCATCATACAGGATCCACGGTGCCGCAAGGCATCAGCCGAGAGGCTGGGCTCTGGAGCAGAAACGACACGTCCCCCATTGGATGATAATGAGACCCCACACCAAATTAAAGGGGTTGATTGACAGTGGGGGGATCGGTGAAACGGCCAACCCGTGGGATGCAAGGGCAAATACTGCCAATGAGTACTGTACGAGGCAGAGGTGGCCCGCATAGATGAATGCTGCCATGAACAGAAGGGGGGTTACTCTCGGCATGCTCCATCTAATATATTATAGCATCCTTCATCCTCTGGAACAGACCCTTTTCTTTTTTGATCTCGTCACCGCTAATCCTTGCAAATTCTCTTAAAAGTTCTTTTTGTCTCTTATTCAGCTTTTGTGGTGTTACAACCCTCACTTTCACATATAAGTTCCCACGGCCCTCCCAGTTGATATGAGGCATCCCATAACCTTTTATACGGAACGTGGTTCCGGTTTGGGTTCCTGGGGGTATTTTAAGTTTGATTGGTTTTTCCATGGTTGGGATTTCTACTATATCTCCTAGAGCTGCTTGGACGAAACTTATTGGTTTTTCAAAATAGAGGTTAGCTCCTTTCCTTTCAAATAATTTGTGCGGTTTTATTTTTATCGTCACGTAAAGGTCGCCTGGGGGCCCGCCCTTTGGGCCCATTTCACCTTCTCCTGGAATCCTTAACCTTGAGCCGTCCTCGACTCCTGGAGGTATCCTTATATGGATCGTGCTCGTCTTTTTAACCGTTCCTGTACCTTTACAGTTGTTGCATTGTTTTTCAATGATTCTACCTTCCCCATTACAATCTGGACAAGTTGTTATGTTCATTATTTGACCTAGAAGAGTTCTTTGCACTTTTCTTACCTGTCCTGTGCCATTACAAGTGGTGCATGTCCTTGTGCTGCTGCCAGGTTCTGCCCTTGACCCATTACAAACAGGACATTTTCTTGTATGTGGAACTTTTATATCGGTTTCCAAGCCATTGTATGCATCTTCTAGTGTTATTTCGAGTCTGTAATTTATGTCAGCACCCCTTTGTGGACCTCGTCTCCTGCCGAAGCCGAAGATGTCGAATATGCTGCTGAAATCAAAGTCCAGGTCTCTGAATACGTCTTCGAAGTTTATGTTTCTGAATATGTCTTCTTGTGTGAATCCTTCCATTCCAGCGTGGCCGAATTGGTCGTATCTTTGTCTTTTCTCATCATCAGATAATACCGCGTAGGCTTCGCTGATTTCTTTGAACTTTTCAGCAGCATTGGGGTCGTCGCTAACGTCTGGATGATATTTCCTCGCTAGTCTCCTATAGGCTCTTTTTATATCTTTTTTACTGGCGTTTCTATCAACGCCTAATATTTCATAATAATCCTTTTTTGGCATAGGTTCACCAAAAAAAATTTGGGGGGTAGGTTAATCTTTTACTTCGTAATCTGCGTCGATTGTATCATTTGAGTCACTGCCTTCTTGTTGCACTTGTTGGTATATTGTTGCACCGATCTCTTGGACAGCCTTTGTGAGTTCTTCTGTCTTTGATTTTATCTTTGTTATGTCATCCCCTTTGAGTTCTTCTTTTAATTCTTCGATTAATTTTTTGATTTTTTCCTTTTTGTCGGAGGGTATTTTCTCTGATAGTTCATCTAGGGTTTTTTCTGCTGTGTATATCATGGAGTCTGCATTATTTCGGATTTCAACTTCTTTCTGCCTTTTACGGTCTTCTTCAGCATATTTTTTGGCTTCTTCGATCTTCTTTTTTATTTCCTCTTCTGATAGTTTATGTGGTGCTGTTATTTTCATGGCTTGTTCTTTTCCTGTTCCAAGATCTTTTGCTGACACGTTTAGTATTCCGTTGGCGTCAATGTCAAATGTTACTTCTATTTGTGGCACTCCTCTTGGCGCTGGTGGTATTCCTACTAGTTGGAATCTGCCAAGGCTTATGTTGTCCTTTGCCATTGGCCTTTCACCTTGTAGTACGTGTATGTCTACTGCTGTTTGGTTGTCGGCTGCGGTTGTGAATATTTGGCTCTTTCGTGTGGGTATTGTAGTGTTTCTTTCGATTAGTTTAGTGAATATGCCCCCTTGTGTTTCGATTCCAAGGGATAATGGTGTCACGTCTAA is a genomic window containing:
- the frhD gene encoding coenzyme F420-reducing hydrogenase, FrhD protein; translation: MPYEAEILVVGCGNILFKDDGFGPAVIQALEEHFKDKKMPDNILFIDAGTGGPHYVFSLPHESWRKIIVVDVVEFDAEPGTLRKFDLEEIPKGSYENMHSWPVNQPLHELSKKIEVVVIGCKPKEISAPYVEMGLTPPVEKAIPKAVKMILKEIGVYQ
- the frhG gene encoding coenzyme F420 hydrogenase subunit gamma, whose amino-acid sequence is MSLIARIKRFLGLEAKPEKEEKPVEVPKEEVEKVAEEEKAKPRIGYIHLSGCTGDAMSLTENYDILADLLTDMVEIVYGHTLVDVWEMPEMDLALVEGSVCLQDEHSIKELKEVREKAKLVCAFGSCAATGCFTRYARGGQQAQPAHESFVPISSIIDVDLALPGCPPSPEIIAKAVVALLNDDMDYLKPMLDLAGYNEACGCDLQTKIVNQGLCIGCGTCAMACQTRALEMVNGRPELNNDRCIKCGICYVQCPRSWWPEEQIRKELGL
- the frhB gene encoding coenzyme F420 hydrogenase subunit beta, which produces MVLGKYKEVFAARSTDKEILKIAQDGGIVTGLLSYALDEKIIEGAVVAGPGDEFWKPEPMVAMTSDELKAAAGTKYTFSPNVWMLKKAVRQYGIEKLGTVGIPCQLMGIRKMQTYPFGVRFLADKIKLLIGIFCMENFSYSSLQTFISEKMGLSLELVEKMDIGKGKFWVYTQDDVYTLPLKETHGYEQAGCKVCNDYVAELADVSTGSVGTPDGWSTVFLRTDTGESIFKDALEAGLFETKPIEEVKPGLGLLEKLASQKKEKAEKTIAERKEMGLPTPY
- a CDS encoding DUF4190 domain-containing protein, which encodes MRSNFAIASIAIGICAFIQLLGAEKAILAIIFGILALREIKEKELNGKYLAIAGIIIGIIYMILLIVILPSIMKILPKI
- a CDS encoding macro domain-containing protein, with product MQYKENKIQVKKGDITNIKVDAIVNPANSYGLMGGGVALSIKEKGGADIEKEAISKAPIPVGEAIATTAGKLKAKYVIHAPTMEEPAQPSNIRAIKKATLAALKKASELKISSIAFPGMGTGVGRVPKDKAAQAMIEAVKESPEEIEKILFIAYNQEMYEAFKNAMKNLLSRGELI
- a CDS encoding class I SAM-dependent methyltransferase; the encoded protein is MILEGPVGLYLKGLIDDLLDDIEKNVNGKVALDLGCGYGYYTVDLLQRGYEVDAVDISRNSIQMTRKKIEKMENHPKVKLHNINALKFRPGKKYDLIICFEMLEHLYEDLKLLKLINSWLKDDGVLLISVPHNEKLWNIRDEQAGHLRRYSKDEIKNKLKKANLKPTRILCYGFPFIRLFLGTYLKIEEKMQKKTIKEDKSNVPQTLPTLLRRMKKMSAPILKNLFKFDNLFINSDRGFGLVIMANKLPKRSVKDFAIQRK
- the map gene encoding type II methionyl aminopeptidase, whose protein sequence is MEEEYRKAGKILSKIRKKAFKLVQEDLPVIELVNFVEDNIIKEGARPAFPCNVSINDITAHYTSPANDKTLIKRGDLVKLDMGAHVNGYIADTAISILVGDHDKNFEKNLKMIEASQSALENAISIIKAGVELEKIGKIIQDTINDFGFKPVANLTGHSMDRWILHSGLSVPNINEKNTHKLEEGDVLAIEPFATDGIGYVTDMPQTYIFRFLRDRPLRIAHARNVLKKIKQEYKSLPFAQRWLTEHFDPKRLNASMRLLIQSRAIYPYHVLREKSGAWVSQAEHTIIVEKDSCQVITE
- the dnaJ gene encoding molecular chaperone DnaJ, which produces MPKKDYYEILGVDRNASKKDIKRAYRRLARKYHPDVSDDPNAAEKFKEISEAYAVLSDDEKRQRYDQFGHAGMEGFTQEDIFRNINFEDVFRDLDFDFSSIFDIFGFGRRRGPQRGADINYRLEITLEDAYNGLETDIKVPHTRKCPVCNGSRAEPGSSTRTCTTCNGTGQVRKVQRTLLGQIMNITTCPDCNGEGRIIEKQCNNCKGTGTVKKTSTIHIRIPPGVEDGSRLRIPGEGEMGPKGGPPGDLYVTIKIKPHKLFERKGANLYFEKPISFVQAALGDIVEIPTMEKPIKLKIPPGTQTGTTFRIKGYGMPHINWEGRGNLYVKVRVVTPQKLNKRQKELLREFARISGDEIKKEKGLFQRMKDAIIY